A segment of the Peptoclostridium acidaminophilum DSM 3953 genome:
GCTTTTTCCTGACTGCAAAAGTACGCTAGCTATAAGCACAAGACTAACTATAAGCATTATTACCATAAGAAACGTTTTCATATACCCACCTCCTACCTAAAATCAACAATCCTATTTTAACATGCAGGTTTTAATAAATCAAGAGAAACCTATAGTTGCTGAAATTGTTCTAAAATAGCGAATTCACGGCCCATGCAACGCTCCGCATGGGCCATGAATTTTTCAGTGCAAAACTATTTATATTTTACTTATTTTTAACATTATAGAATGCGTCCATGCCAGGGTACTGTGCAACATCTCCTATCAATTCCTCTATCCTCATGAGCTGGTTGTATTTTGCAACCCTGTCAGTTCTTGCAGGAGCACCTGTTTTTATCTGTCCTGTGTTTATTCCTACAACAAGGTCTGCTATTGTAGTGTCTTCAGTCTCGCCGGAGCGGTGTGATATAACGGCTGTGTATCCCGCAGTCTTGGCCATTTCTATTGCATCAAGAGTTTCTGTAATAGTTCCTATCTGGTTTAGCTTTATGAGTATTGCATTCGCCACACCCATTTTTATCCCCTTTTCAAGTCTTTCAGTGTTAGTTACAAAAAGATCGTCACCCACTAGCTGAACCCTGTCACCAAGTCTTTCAGTAAGAAGTTTCCAGCCGTCCCAGTCATCCTCTGCCAGAGCATCTTCTATAGATATTATAGGATACTTGTTTACAAGATTTTCATAGAATTCCACCATTTCTGCCGAGCTGAGTATTCTGCCTTCGCCCTCAAGATGGTATTTGCCATCCTTGTATATCTCTGTTGCAGCTGGATCCATTGCAAGCTTTATGTCTTCGCCGGCTCTGTAGCCTGCAGCAGCTATAGCTTCTATTATTACCTGTATTGCCTCTTCATTGGACTTAAGGTCAGGTGCAAAACCGCCTTCGTCGCCTATTGCAGTGTTGTAGCCCTTTGCCTTAAGTGTGTTTTTAAGCGCATGATATACCTCTGTACACATTCTCAGGGCTTCCTGGAACGTCTCAGCGCCAACAGGCATTATCATGAATTCCTGAAGATCCACGTTGTTGTCAGCGTGCGCTCCTCCATTTATAATGTTCATCATAGGCACAGGAAGCTTCTTGGCGTTAACTCCTCCAAGATATTGGAACAGCGGAAGTCCAATACCTTCAGCTGCTGCCTTGGCTACAGCCATTGACACTCCAAGAATGGCATTAGCACCAAGCTTAGACTTGTTTGGCGTACCGTCGAGCTCTATTAG
Coding sequences within it:
- the eno gene encoding phosphopyruvate hydratase, which codes for MFIEEVYAREILDSRGNPTVEVEVVLECGAVGRAAVPSGASTGAFEAVELRDGDKSRYLGKGVLKAVDNVNDIIADELVGMNALDQVGIDTTLIELDGTPNKSKLGANAILGVSMAVAKAAAEGIGLPLFQYLGGVNAKKLPVPMMNIINGGAHADNNVDLQEFMIMPVGAETFQEALRMCTEVYHALKNTLKAKGYNTAIGDEGGFAPDLKSNEEAIQVIIEAIAAAGYRAGEDIKLAMDPAATEIYKDGKYHLEGEGRILSSAEMVEFYENLVNKYPIISIEDALAEDDWDGWKLLTERLGDRVQLVGDDLFVTNTERLEKGIKMGVANAILIKLNQIGTITETLDAIEMAKTAGYTAVISHRSGETEDTTIADLVVGINTGQIKTGAPARTDRVAKYNQLMRIEELIGDVAQYPGMDAFYNVKNK